The following are from one region of the Euleptes europaea isolate rEulEur1 chromosome 11, rEulEur1.hap1, whole genome shotgun sequence genome:
- the TGM4 gene encoding protein-glutamine gamma-glutamyltransferase 4, translating to MEYTGTLPKQIQELNKRGPLKTVGVDFLREHNTHLHHTNDYNNSSLIVRRGEGFQMKLTFSRELKDQDKITLQLSIGENPKQSTGTLLSLNARKGQEVNRWRATISQTNGKQCLIIVTSPADAIVGKYLLKVKTGPNIYQPGKSFIYVLFNPWCKADSVFMPNEAERAEYVLSDTGYIYVGSAKNIYGRPWNFGQFEEDVLDCCMHLLDKSQLKQKARKDPVVISRSMSALVNSNDDAGVLFGNWSGRYIGGTPPLAWTGSAPILQQYYKTKKTVNFGQCWVFSGVLTTVMRSLGIPARSVSNFASAHDTEENLKVDIYLNEKGEKVEDLTSDSIWNFHVWNEAWMKRPDLPKGFDGWQAIDATPQELSQGIFQCGPCPVNAIKRGEVYLPHDSKFVFAEVNADRVFWLVKNVDGENKYVKLREETKVIGKSISTKAVGKNTREDITVQYKFPEDSPEERKAVETACSYLNSSNLGICEITPPLEPLKANLQLGMEGKETLWPGNPIDLNIVVKNESAGTWTVDLVASCQMESYTGKVEASLATIKQTVHTEGKPVIQIPLRVAPEAYIKALMAIEDELLVKVNIIAEVQETNEKLTEELALTFQYPPLKVEMPETAKINEDFQCAFIFKNTLPIPLENCKLHVEGLGIFRMETFDQGDVAPGDIFKSKIICAPRKTGIKKIVAKLNSTQVKGITVEKVITIME from the exons ATGGAGTACACAGGTACTCTTCCAAAACAGATTCAAGAACTCAACAAGA GAGGTCCCCTGAAGACCGTTGGAGTCGATTTCCTCAGAGAACACAACACTCATCTCCACCACACCAATGATTACAATAATTCGAGTCTGATTGTGAGGCGTGGGGAGGGGTTTCAGATGAAGCTGACCTTCAGCAGAGAGCTGAAAGACCAGGACAAAATCACACTACAGCTCAGTATTG GTGAAAATCCAAAGCAATCAACTGGGACTCTTTTAtccttaaatgcaagaaaagggCAGGAGGTTAACCGCTGGCGTGCCACCATCAGTCAAACAAATGGGAAGCAG TGCCTGATTATTGTGACCAGCCCAGCAGATGCAATTGTTGGAAAATACCTTCTGAAAGTGAAAACAGGGCCTAATATCTATCAGCCTGGGAAGAGTTTTATCTATGTTTTGTTCAACCCATGGTGTAAAG CTGACTCTGTTTTCATGCCcaatgaggctgaaagagctgagTATGTGCTCAGTGATACTGGCTACATCTATGTTGGATCAGCAAAAAACATATACGGAAGACCTTGGAATTTTGGGCAG TTTGAAGAAGATGTCTTGGACTGCTGCATGCACCTTCTGGACAAAAGCCAGCTCAAGCAGAAAGCAAGGAAGGATCCTGTCGTTATCTCCAGGAGCATGTCTGCTTTG GTTAATTCCAACGACGATGCGGGAGTGCTTTTCGGAAACTGGTCAGGACGCTACATTGGCGGTACTCCCCCACTGGCCTGGACAGGAAGTGCCCCAATTTTGCAGCAGTAttacaaaaccaaaaaaactgTCAACTTTGGTCAGTGTTGGGTTTTCTCTGGAGTGCTTACTACAG TCATGCGAAGTCTGGGGATCCCAGCCAGAAGTGTGAGCAACTTTGCTTCCGCTCATGATACAGAGGAAAACCTGAAGGTGGACATCTATTTGaatgaaaagggagaaaaagtggAGGACTTAACATCAGACTCTATCTG GAACTTCCATGTCTGGAATGAGGCCTGGATGAAAAGGCCAGACTTGCCCAAAGGCTTTGACGGTTGGCAGGCGATCGATGCCACACCTCAAGAGCTGAGCCAAG GGATTTTTCAGTGTGGCCCCTGTCCAGTAAATGCAATCAAAAGGGGAGAAGTCTATCTTCCCCATGACTCCAAGTTCGTGTTTGCTGAAGTGAATGCAGACAGGGTCTTTTGGCTTGTAAAGAATGTGGATGGAGAAAACAAATATGTCAAGTTGCGTGAAGAGACCAAAGTGATCGGGAAGAGCATCAGCACAAAAGCAGTTGGGAAGAACACCCGCGAAGACATCACAGTTCAATACAAATTCCCAGAAG attCTCCAGAGGAAAGGAAAGCGGTAGAAACTGCTTGCTCTTATCTAAACTCTAGCAATCTGGGAATCTGTGAAATAACACCTCCCCTTGAGCCTCTTAAGGCTAACCTCCAACTTGGGATGGAAGGCAAGGAGACCTTGTGGCCGGGGAATCCCATCGATCTGAATATTGTTGTAAAGAATGAATCTGCCGGCACGTGGACCGTTGACCTCGTTGCCTCTTGTCAAATGGAGTCCTATACTGGAAAAGTAGAGGCCAGCCTTGCAACCATCAAGCAAACTGTCCACACAGAAGGCAAGCCAG TTATTCAGATCCCTCTGAGAGTAGCACCTGAGGCTTATATAAAAGCACTGATGGCGATAGAGGATGAACTTTTGGTCAAAGTCAATATTATTGCGGAGGTTCAAGAAACCAATGAGAAGCTGACGGAAGAGCTGGCTTTAACCTTCCAATACCCACCTCTTAAAGTGGAG ATGCCAGAAACCGCAAAGATTAATGAAGATTTCCAGTGTGCGTTCATTTTCAAGAATACACTGCCCATTCCCTTGGAAAACTGCAAACTGCATGTAGAAGGCTTGGGCATTTTTAGAATGGAAACATTTGATCAAGG GGATGTGGCTCCTGGTGACATCTTTAAATCGAAAATTATATGCGCTCCGAGGAAAACAGGGATCAAAAAGATAGTGGCCAAACTCAACTCCACCCAAGTGAAAGGAATAACCGTGGAAAAGGTTATTACCATCATGGAATAG